The stretch of DNA TTTTCTTAAACTTCTCCCCAAGTTTATCCTGCCGACACCTCTTGAAATTCTCCAGGCCTTTGTGCGTGATAGAGAATTTCTCTGGCACCATAGCTGGGCGACCTTGAGAGTGGCTTTGCTGGGGTTGGTTCTAGGAGTCTTGATTGCCTGTCTCATGGCTGTGCTCATGGACAGTTTGACTTGGCTTAACGATCTGATTTACCCTATGATGGTGGTTGTTCAGACCATTCCGACCATTGCCATAGCTCCTATCCTGGTCTTGTGGCTCGGTTATGGGATTTTGCCCAAGATTGTCTTGATTATCTTAACGACAACCTTTCCTATCATCGTCAGCATTTTGGACGGTTTTAGGCATTGTGACAAGGATATGCTGACCTTGTTTAGTCTGATGCGGGCCAAACCTTGGCAAATCCTGTGGCATTTTAAAATCCCAGTCAGCCTACCTTACTTTTATGCAGGTCTGAGGGTCAGTGTCTCCTACGCCTTCATCACAACAGTGGTATCTGAGTGGCTGGGAGGCTTTGAGGGTCTTGGTGTTTATATGATTCAGTCCAAGAAACTGTTTCAGTATGATACCATGTTTGCTATTATTATTCTGGTATCGATTATCAGCCTTCTTGGTATGAAACTGGTTGATGTCAGTGAAAAATATGTTATTAAATGGAAACGTTCGTAGAATAAGAATGTTTCTGAAAAAGAAAAGAGGAAATCAAAATGAAAAAAACATGGAAAGTGTTTTTAACTGTTTTAACAGCTCTTGTAGCTGTTGTGCTTGTGGCCTGTGGTCAAGGAACTGCTTCTAAAGACAACAAAGAGGCAGAACTTAAGAAGATTGACTTTATCCTAGACTGGACACCAAATACTAACCACACAGGGCTTTATGTTGCCAAGGAAAAAGGTTATTTCAAAGAAGCTGGAGTGGATGTTGATTTGAAATTGCCACCAGAAGAAAGTTCTTCTGACTTGGTTATTAACGGTAAGGCACCATTTGCAGTCTATTTCCAAGACTATATGGCTAAAAAATTGGAAAAAGGAGCAGGAATTACTGCCGTTGCAGCTATTGTAGAACACAATACATCAGGAATCATTTCTCGTAAATCTGACAATGTAAGCAGTCCAAAAGACTTGGTTGGTAAGAAATACGGAACTTGGAATGACCCAACTGAACTTGCTATGTTGAAAACTTTGGTAGAATCTCAAGGTGGAGATTTTGAGAAGGTTGAAAAAGTACCAAATAACGACTCAAACTCTATCACACCGATTGCTAATGGAGTCTTTGACACTGCTTGGATCTACTACGGTTGGGATGGTATCCTTGCTAAATCTCAAGGTGTAGAGGCTAACTTCATGTACTTGAAAGACTACGTCAAGGAGTTTGACTACTACTCACCAGTTATCATCGCAAACAACGACTACCTTAAAGACAATAAAGAAGAAGCTCGTAAAGTCATCCAAGCTATCAAAAAAGGCTACCAATATGCCATGGAGCATCCAGAAGAAGCAGCTGATATCCTCATCAAAAATGCACCTGAACTCAAGGAAAAACGTGACTTTGTCATCGAATCTCAAAAATACTTGTCAAAAGAATACGCAAGCGACAAGGAAAAATGGGGGCAATTTGATGCAGCTCGCTGGAATGCCTTCTACAAATGGGATAAAGAAAATGGTATCCTTAAAGAAGACTTGACAGACAAAGGCTTCACCAACGAATTTGTGAAATAATGACAGAAATTAGACTAGAACACGTCAGTTATGCCTATGGTCAGGAGAGGATTTTAGAGGACATTAACTTGCAGGTGACTTCAGGAGAAGTGGTTTCTATCTTAGGCCCAAGTGGTGTTGGTAAGACTACGCTTTTCAACTTAATTGCGGGGATTTTAGAAATTCAGTCAGGGAGAATTGTCCTTGATGGTGAAGAAAATCCCAAGGGGCGCGTGAGTTATATGTTGCAAAAGGATCTGCTCTTGGAACACAAGACGGTGCTTGGTAATATCATTCTGCCCCTCTTGATTCAAAAGGTGGATAAGGCAGAAGCTATTGCTCGCGCAGATGAAATTCTTGCGACCTTCCAGTTGACAGCTGTAAGAGATAAATACCCTCATGAACTCAGTGGTGGGATGCGCCAGCGTGTAGCCTTGCTCCGAACCTACCTTTTCGGGCACAAACTCTTTCTCTTAGACGAGGCCTTCAGCGCCTTGGATGAGATGACCAAGATGGAACTCCACGTTTGGTATCTTGAGATTCACAAGCAGTTGCAGTTAACAACCTTGATCATCACGCATAGTATCGAGGAGGCCCTCAGTCTCAGCGATCGCATCTATATCTTGAAAAATCGCCCTGGGCAGATTGTTTCAGAAATTAAACTAGATTGGTCTGAAGATGAGGACAAAGAAGTCCAAAAGATTGCCTATAAACGTCAAATTTTGGTAGAATTAGGCTTAGATAAGTAAAAAAATAGGGAGTTGGTGAAGATTATCCTTTACCAGCGCCCTTTTTCTTTTAAAAATGAGAAAATTTCGGTATAATAGTCAAAGATAGTCAAGGTTTAAAGAGAGAGGTGGGTTTGTAATGAGATTTAAAAATACATCGGATCATATTGAGGCCTACATCAAGGCGATTTTAGATCAATCTGGAATTGTGGAGTTGCAACGGAGTCAGTTGGCAGATACTTTTCAGGTTGTTCCTAGTCAGATTAACTATGTGATCAAGACACGCTTTACGGAAAGTAGAGGTTACTTGGTTGAAAGTAAGCGTGGTGGCGGAGGCTACATTCGCATAGGACGGATTGAGTTTTCTAGTCATCATGAAATGCTCCGCGATTTGCTTTACTCGATTGGTGAGCGGGTCAGTCAAGAAATTTATGAGGATATTCTGCAGCTTTTGGTTGAGCAGGAATTGATGACCAAGCAGGAGATGAATTTGCTGGTGGCAGTAGCTTTAGATCGCGTTCTAGGAGAAGAAGCTCCAGTTGTTCGTGCAAACATGCTACGACAGGTCATACAAGAGGTAGATAGAAAAGGGAAGTAAGATGAACTATTCAAAAGCATTGAATGAATGTATCGAAAGTGCCTACATGGTGGCTGGCCATTTTGGAGCTCGTTACCTAGAGTCTTGGCACTTGTTGATTGCCATGTCTAATCACAGTTATAGTGTGGCAGGGGCGACTTTAAATGATTATCCATATGAGATGGACCGTTTAGAAGAGGTCGCTTTGGAACTGACTGAAACGGACTATAG from Streptococcus mitis encodes:
- a CDS encoding ABC transporter permease, which gives rise to MRNLKSILRRHISLLGFLGVLSIWQLAGFLKLLPKFILPTPLEILQAFVRDREFLWHHSWATLRVALLGLVLGVLIACLMAVLMDSLTWLNDLIYPMMVVVQTIPTIAIAPILVLWLGYGILPKIVLIILTTTFPIIVSILDGFRHCDKDMLTLFSLMRAKPWQILWHFKIPVSLPYFYAGLRVSVSYAFITTVVSEWLGGFEGLGVYMIQSKKLFQYDTMFAIIILVSIISLLGMKLVDVSEKYVIKWKRS
- a CDS encoding ABC transporter substrate-binding protein; the encoded protein is MKKTWKVFLTVLTALVAVVLVACGQGTASKDNKEAELKKIDFILDWTPNTNHTGLYVAKEKGYFKEAGVDVDLKLPPEESSSDLVINGKAPFAVYFQDYMAKKLEKGAGITAVAAIVEHNTSGIISRKSDNVSSPKDLVGKKYGTWNDPTELAMLKTLVESQGGDFEKVEKVPNNDSNSITPIANGVFDTAWIYYGWDGILAKSQGVEANFMYLKDYVKEFDYYSPVIIANNDYLKDNKEEARKVIQAIKKGYQYAMEHPEEAADILIKNAPELKEKRDFVIESQKYLSKEYASDKEKWGQFDAARWNAFYKWDKENGILKEDLTDKGFTNEFVK
- a CDS encoding ABC transporter ATP-binding protein, which codes for MTEIRLEHVSYAYGQERILEDINLQVTSGEVVSILGPSGVGKTTLFNLIAGILEIQSGRIVLDGEENPKGRVSYMLQKDLLLEHKTVLGNIILPLLIQKVDKAEAIARADEILATFQLTAVRDKYPHELSGGMRQRVALLRTYLFGHKLFLLDEAFSALDEMTKMELHVWYLEIHKQLQLTTLIITHSIEEALSLSDRIYILKNRPGQIVSEIKLDWSEDEDKEVQKIAYKRQILVELGLDK
- a CDS encoding CtsR family transcriptional regulator, which translates into the protein MRFKNTSDHIEAYIKAILDQSGIVELQRSQLADTFQVVPSQINYVIKTRFTESRGYLVESKRGGGGYIRIGRIEFSSHHEMLRDLLYSIGERVSQEIYEDILQLLVEQELMTKQEMNLLVAVALDRVLGEEAPVVRANMLRQVIQEVDRKGK